From the genome of Mustelus asterias chromosome 7, sMusAst1.hap1.1, whole genome shotgun sequence, one region includes:
- the stard3nl gene encoding STARD3 N-terminal-like protein isoform X2, whose protein sequence is MSRSLNDQDDARVNRFTSGASLSTTHSINTSQLTARLEPYSDKKPISDVRRTFCLFVTFDLLFVGLLWIIELNLLAVFRFLTLVIAYALCRINHWWVIAITTAVTSAFLIVKVIVSKLLVQGTAFAYLLPIISFILAWIETWFLDFKVLPQELKDENRVFTVSDVSEHAPLIHPGPLSDGQFYSPPESVVDSDEEDDAGSQKH, encoded by the exons ATGAGCAGATCGCTGAATGACCAGGACGATGCTCGAGTTAATCGCTTCACTTCCGGTGCATCCCTTAGTACCACACATTCCATTAACACTTCCCAACTTACTGCTAGATTAGAGCCATACAGCGACAAAAAACCTATTTCCGATGTCAGAAGGACTTTCTGCTTATTTGTTACGTTTGACCTTTTATTTGTTGGTTTGCTATGGATAATAGAATTAAAT TTACTGGCAGTGTTCCGATTCCTTACGCTGGTTATTGCATACGCCCTGTGTAGGATAAACCACTGGTGGGTCATTGCG ATTACAACAGCTGTCACCAGTGCCTTTCTAATTGTAAAAGTTATTGTTTCTAAG CTCTTGGTCCAAGGTACAGCCTTTGCCTATTTACTGCCAATCATATCCTTCATACTGGCCTGGATCGAGACCTGGTTCCTGGATTTTAAGGTGTTGCCACAAGAGTTGAAGGATGAAAACA GAGTGTTTACAGTATCTGATGTATCAGAACATGCACCACTCATCCATCCTGGTCCCCTCTCTGATGGCCAATTTTATTCTCCTCCTGAATCTGTTGTTG ATTCTGATGAGGAAGATGACGCTGGCAGTCAGAAGCATTAA
- the stard3nl gene encoding STARD3 N-terminal-like protein isoform X1, which yields MSRSLNDQDDARVNRFTSGASLSTTHSINTSQLTARLEPYSDKKPISDVRRTFCLFVTFDLLFVGLLWIIELNVDGGIIHSLESEVIHYNFHKSYFDIFLLAVFRFLTLVIAYALCRINHWWVIAITTAVTSAFLIVKVIVSKLLVQGTAFAYLLPIISFILAWIETWFLDFKVLPQELKDENRVFTVSDVSEHAPLIHPGPLSDGQFYSPPESVVDSDEEDDAGSQKH from the exons ATGAGCAGATCGCTGAATGACCAGGACGATGCTCGAGTTAATCGCTTCACTTCCGGTGCATCCCTTAGTACCACACATTCCATTAACACTTCCCAACTTACTGCTAGATTAGAGCCATACAGCGACAAAAAACCTATTTCCGATGTCAGAAGGACTTTCTGCTTATTTGTTACGTTTGACCTTTTATTTGTTGGTTTGCTATGGATAATAGAATTAAAT GTAGATGGTGGCATAATTCATAGTTTAGAAAGTGAAGTTATTCACTATAACTTCCACAAATCTTACTTTGATATATTT TTACTGGCAGTGTTCCGATTCCTTACGCTGGTTATTGCATACGCCCTGTGTAGGATAAACCACTGGTGGGTCATTGCG ATTACAACAGCTGTCACCAGTGCCTTTCTAATTGTAAAAGTTATTGTTTCTAAG CTCTTGGTCCAAGGTACAGCCTTTGCCTATTTACTGCCAATCATATCCTTCATACTGGCCTGGATCGAGACCTGGTTCCTGGATTTTAAGGTGTTGCCACAAGAGTTGAAGGATGAAAACA GAGTGTTTACAGTATCTGATGTATCAGAACATGCACCACTCATCCATCCTGGTCCCCTCTCTGATGGCCAATTTTATTCTCCTCCTGAATCTGTTGTTG ATTCTGATGAGGAAGATGACGCTGGCAGTCAGAAGCATTAA